A genomic window from Salvia splendens isolate huo1 chromosome 11, SspV2, whole genome shotgun sequence includes:
- the LOC121755220 gene encoding glucan endo-1,3-beta-glucosidase 11-like: MELTSPLRLPLFLFSAALMLNSAISLGINYGQLGNNLPHPESVVPLVKSIGARSVKLYDADPRVLKAFANSGVEFIVSLGNEDLVRMRDPKQAAAWVKSNVQCYLPATKITFIAIGNEVLTLNDSALSNSLLPAMESVHAALVSLNLDKQVAVTTAHNLAILDVSYPPSAGQFRRDLAQKLSCILEFHSKVGSPFFINAYPFFAYKSNPKQVQLDFVLFGPGSGIIDQGSGLHYYNMFHAQVDAAYAAMEKLGHKDVCLQISETGWPSKGDADEAGATPENARLYNGNLMRLKKGTPMRPNADLNVHVFALFNENQKPGPTSERNFGLFKPDGTPVYNLGFNTTGLGMGSVSGNSSVSYGGTSSPEGPSDGYLAITSDHARSLPLSVLCMAVSAVVAFHL, translated from the exons ATGGAGCTAACGAGTCCCCTCCGCCTCCCGCTCTTCCTCTTCTCCG CGGCATTGATGTTGAATTCGGCTATTTCGCTCGGAATCAACTACGGCCAGCTCGGAAACAACCTCCCCCACCCCGAATCAGTGGTCCCGCTCGTCAAATCCATCGGCGCCCGCAGCGTTAAGCTCTACGACGCCGATCCCCGCGTCCTCAAGGCCTTCGCCAACTCCGGCGTCGAATTCATTGTCAGCCTCGGCAACGAGGACCTCGTCCGCATGCGCGACCCCAAGCAGGCCGCCGCGTGGGTGAAATCGAACGTCCAGTGCTACCTCCCGGCCACCAAAATCACCTTCATCGCCATCGGTAACGAGGTCCTCACCCTCAACGACTCCGCCCTCTCCAACAGCCTCCTCCCGGCGATGGAATCCGTCCACGCCGCCCTCGTCTCTCTAAACCTCGACAAGCAGGTCGCCGTCACCACCGCGCACAACCTCGCCATCCTAGACGTCTCCTACCCGCCCTCCGCCGGCCAATTCCGCCGCGATCTGGCGCAGAAGCTCTCCTGCATCCTCGAATTCCACAGTAAAGTCGGATCCCCCTTTTTCATCAACGCCTACCCCTTCTTCGCGTACAAGTCCAATCCGAAGCAGGTGCAGCTCGATTTCGTGCTGTTCGGGCCGGGCTCGGGGATAATCGACCAGGGATCGGGCTTACACTACTACAACATGTTCCACGCGCAGGTCGACGCGGCGTACGCGGCGATGGAGAAGCTAGGGCATAAGGATGTGTGTTTGCAGATCTCGGAGACGGGGTGGCCGTCGAAGGGGGACGCGGACGAGGCGGGGGCGACGCCGGAGAACGCGCGGCTGTACAACGGGAATTTGATGAGGCTGAAGAAGGGGACGCCGATGAGGCCGAATGCGGACTTGAATGTGCACGTGTTTGCCTTGTTTAATGAGAATCAGAAGCCCGGCCCGACCTCTGAGAGGAATTTCGGGCTGTTCAAGCCCGATGGCACCCCGGTTTATAATTTGGGGTTTAATACCACGGGATTGGGAATGGGATCGGTGAGTGGTAACTCTTCCGTGTCGTATGGCGGCACGTCCTCGCCGGAGGGCCCCTCCGACGGCTACTTGGCAATTACTTCCGACCACGCG AGGAGCCTTCCTCTATCAGTTTTGTGCATGGCGGTTTCGGCCGTTGTAGCATTTCACCTCTGA
- the LOC121754377 gene encoding uncharacterized protein LOC121754377 has product MFDEYLQMGETITLETLRQFCRGIKDIFGPEYLRKPNADECQRLIHMHGTVNHFPWMLGSIDCMHWEWRNCPVAWKGQFTSGFKGRHPTMILEAVADYHLRIWHAYFDVAGSNNDINVLQSSHLFNDECRGEGPQVRFVANGT; this is encoded by the coding sequence atgttcgacgaatatcTACAGATGGGTGAAACAATTACCCTAGAGACGCTGAGACAGTTTTGTAGGGGCATCAAGGATATCTTCGGTCCGGAGTATTTACGGAAGCCAAATGCCGATGAATGCCAGAGATTGATACATATGCACGGGACTGTGAACCATTTTCCatggatgttgggcagcatcgattgcatgcactgggaaTGGAGGAACTGCCCAGTGGCTTGGAAGGGGCAGTTCACTTCTGGATTCAAAGGGAGACACCCCACGATGATCTTGGAAGCTGTTGCTGACTACCATTTgcgaatctggcatgcgtattttgatGTCGCTGggtctaacaacgacatcaatgttctacAGTCGTCGCATCTCTTCAATGACGAGTGCCGGGGTGAGGGTCCGCAAGTCAGATTCGTGGCCAACGGCACGTAG